A window of the Lactuca sativa cultivar Salinas chromosome 7, Lsat_Salinas_v11, whole genome shotgun sequence genome harbors these coding sequences:
- the LOC111876930 gene encoding UDP-glucuronate 4-epimerase 3 yields the protein MKQMSSSHMDNIPSTPGKFKMEKSSYIQRCRHSSSVAKLTFFVFLGLILVLFFKSPSTSSLSSSSSSPYSSSSSISSDLSRRSLKTSSWGGLAWEKRVRSSARIRSRNGFSVLVTGAAGFVGTHASVALKRRGDGVLGLDNFNDYYDPALKRARQSLLERSGIYIVEGDINDAPLLKKLFELIPFTHVMHLAAQAGVRYAMENPGSYVHSNIAGFVNLLEVCKSANPQPAIVWASSSSVYGLNTKVPFSEKDRTDQPASLYAATKKAGEEIAHTYNHIYGLSLTGLRFFTVYGPWGRPDMAYFFFTRNILKGKSIPIFEAANHGTVARDFTYIDDIVKGCLGALDTAEKSTGSGGKKRAPAQLRVFNLGNTSPVPVSDLVSILERLLKVKAKRLVMKLPRNGDVQFTHANISSARREFGYKPTTDLQTGLKKFVRWYVSYYGSVKKSDQ from the coding sequence ATGAAGCAAATGTCGTCATCTCATATGGATAATATCCCATCAACGCCGGGGAAATTCAAGATGGAAAAATCGTCGTACATTCAGAGATGCAGGCATTCTTCATCTGTCGCAAAACTCACATTCTTTGTGTTCTTGGGATTAATCTTGGTTTTATTCTTCAAATCACCATCTACTTCGTcgttgtcatcatcatcatcatcaccatactCATCATCGTCATCAATCTCATCAGATCTCTCTCGCAGATCTTTAAAAACCAGTTCATGGGGGGGACTCGCTTGGGAGAAACGTGTCAGATCCTCCGCCAGGATCCGTTCAAGAAACGGGTTCTCCGTTTTAGTCACCGGAGCAGCCGGATTCGTCGGAACCCATGCCAGCGTCGCCTTGAAACGCCGGGGAGATGGCGTTTTAGGCCTGGATAACTTTAACGATTACTATGATCCTGCACTCAAACGAGCTCGTCAATCTCTACTCGAACGAAGTGGGATCTATATCGTGGAAGGAGACATAAACGACGCCCCATTGCTCAAGAAACTCTTCGAATTAATCCCTTTTACTCACGTAATGCATTTAGCTGCTCAAGCAGGTGTTCGTTACGCCATGGAGAATCCAGGCTCTTATGTCCATAGCAACATCGCTGGTTTCGTTAATCTTCTTGAAGTCTGTAAAAGCGCGAATCCACAGCCAGCAATCGTTTGGGCATCATCAAGTTCTGTTTACGGATTGAACACAAAAGTCCCCTTTTCAGAAAAAGATCGAACCGATCAGCCGGCGAGCCTCTACGCCGCCACAAAAAAAGCCGGCGAAGAAATCGCTCATACCTACAATCACATATACGGTTTATCATTAACCGGATTACGATTCTTCACCGTTTACGGACCTTGGGGAAGACCGGATATGGCGTATTTCTTTTTCACGAGAAACATCTTAAAAGGGAAATCAATCCCAATCTTTGAAGCTGCAAATCACGGAACTGTAGCTCGTGATTTCACCTACATTGATGATATCGTAAAGGGTTGTTTGGGTGCGTTAGATACTGCAGAAAAGAGCACCGGAAGCGGCGGGAAGAAACGTGCGCCTGCGCAATTACGGGTTTTTAACCTCGGGAACACCTCGCCGGTTCCAGTTTCCGATCTGGTGAGCATTTTGGAGCGATTGTTGAAGGTTAAAGCGAAGCGATTGGTTATGAAATTGCCCAGAAATGGCGATGTTCAGTTCACCCATGCGAATATTAGTTCGGCTCGGAGGGAGTTTGGGTATAAACCAACTACAGATCTTCAAACGGGGTTGAAGAAGTTCGTCAGATGGTATGTGAGTTACTATGGTTCAGTAAAGAAGAGCGATCAGTGA